Proteins encoded together in one Vigna angularis cultivar LongXiaoDou No.4 chromosome 5, ASM1680809v1, whole genome shotgun sequence window:
- the LOC108340170 gene encoding putative pectinesterase/pectinesterase inhibitor 24 → MSSFKSYGKVDESEQAMLEVRRKTRKRITIIALSTIVLIGVLCAAVFGTVAHNNNKNSNDAENNAASVSNSVKAVCDVTLYKDACYSSLGSLAHSGQVPPEDLFLLSIKVALAEASKAAQYFSEKGGFSGLNVDDRIMEDFKNCKDLLGLAVDHLNSSLASGGKFSLVDVLEDLRTWLSAAGTYQQTCIDGIGEAEEAFKSSVINILKNSTEFTSNSLAIVTWLEKAASSVKLRRLLSTLPHKDEEPKWLHSKDRKMLQADDLKKKANIVVAKDGSGNFKTIASALEDVPEKSDKRTVIYVKKGIYNENVRVEKTKWNVMIIGDGMNATIVSGSLNFVDGTPTFSSATFAVFGKNFIARDMGFRNTAGPQKHQAVALMNTADQAVYYRCQIDAFQDSLYAHSNRQFYRECNIYGTVDFIFGNSAVVLQNCNIFPRVPMQGQQNTITAQGKTDPNMNTGISIQNCSISPFGDLSSVQTYLGRPWKNFSTTVFMQSSLGSFINPNGWLPWIGNSAPDTIFYAEFQNLGPGASTKNRVKWKGLKTITSKQASKFTVKTFISGEKWIPASGATFKSSL, encoded by the exons ATGTCTTCCTTCAAATCTTATGGCAAAGTTGATGAATCAGAGCAAGCCATGCTCGAAGTTCGGCGCAAAACCCGAAAGAGAATCACGATCATAGCCTTGTCCACAATAGTCCTCATTGGAGTTTTGTGTGCTGCAGTGTTTGGAACAGTTGCTCATAACAACAACAAGAACTCAAATGATGCTGAAAACAATGCCGCTTCTGTTTCCAACTCAGTGAAGGCTGTTTGTGATGTGACACTCTACAAGGACGCCTGCTACAGCAGTCTTGGTTCTCTTGCACACTCGGGTCAGGTTCCACCTGAGGACTTGTTCTTGTTGTCTATTAAGGTGGCCTTAGCTGAGGCTTCTAAGGCTGCTCAGTATTTCTCTGAGAAAGGAGGGTTCAGTGGCTTGAATGTTGATGACAGGATCATGGAAGATTTTAAGAACTGCAAGGATCTTCTGGGTCTTGCAGTTGATCATTTGAATAGCTCTCTGGCTTCTGGTGGGAAGTTTTCCTTGGTTGATGTCTTGGAGGATCTCAGAACTTGGTTGAGTGCTGCAG GTACTTACCAGCAAACTTGCATTGATGGCATTGGAGAGGCAGAAGAAGCATTTAAGAGCAGTGTAATCAATATTCTGAAAAATTCAACAGAGTTCACCAGTAACAGTCTTGCCATCGTTACATGGCTTGAAAAGGCTGCAAGCAGTGTGAAACTGAGGCGCTTGTTGAGTACTTTGCCACACAAAGATGAAGAGCCAAAATGGCTTCATTCTAAAGATCGAAAGATGCTACAAgctgatgatttgaagaagaaagCTAATATTGTTGTAGCCAAAGATGGCAGCggaaattttaaaacaatcgCTTCTGCACTTGAAGATGTCCCTGAGAAAAGTGACAAGAGAACTGTGATCTATGTGAAGAAGGGGATTTACAATGAAAATGTGAGAGTGGAGAAGACCAAATGGAATGTCATGATCATTGGTGATGGTATGAACGCCACCATTGTATCTGGAAGCCTTAACTTTGTGGATGGCACCCCAACATTTTCCTCAGCAACATTTG CTGTGTTTGGGAAGAATTTCATTGCTAGGGACATGGGATTTCGCAACACAGCTGGTCCACAGAAGCACCAGGCAGTGGCACTGATGAACACTGCTGATCAAGCAGTTTACTATAGGTGTCAAATTGATGCATTTCAGGACAGTCTCTATGCTCATTCAAACCGCCAATTCTACAGGGAATGCAACATTTATGGCACAGTTGATTTCATTTTCGGTAATTCTGCAGTTGTCCTCCAAAACTGCAACATTTTTCCAAGGGTGCCTATGCAAGGTCAGCAGAACACCATAACAGCACAGGGCAAAACTGACCCCAACATGAACACAGgaatttcaattcaaaattgCAGCATTTCACCCTTTGGGGACTTAAGTTCTGTGCAGACATACCTTGGAAGACCCTGGAAGAACTTCTCAACCACAGTGTTTATGCAGTCCTCATTGGGGAGTTTCATCAACCCAAATGGATGGTTACCATGGATAGGAAACTCAGCACCAGATACAATATTTTATGCAGAATTTCAGAATCTTGGACCTGGAGCTTCAACTAAAAATAGGGTCAAGTGGAAGGGTTTGAAAACCATTACATCTAAACAAGCTAGCAAGTTTACTGTCAAAACTTTTATTTCAGGGGAGAAATGGATTCCAGCTTCGGGTGCCACCTTTAAATCTTCTCTGTGA
- the LOC108339177 gene encoding probable pectinesterase/pectinesterase inhibitor 25, which translates to MFSPPMSLLFLFFLSLFLPLLLAQTPSPSPTHATHAPSPSPSKRAPSPSPTHASSPSPSPSPSPTHAPSPSSSTHAPSTSPSPPPSLTSAPPPPLPPTSPSSACKATLYPKLCRSLFSSIRSSPSDPYNLGKFSIKQSLKQAKKLAKVFADFLKKHQSSSLSSAEIAALEDCSELSQLSVGYLESVSEELKSADSSNTELVEKIETYLSAVATNHYTCYDGLVVIKSNIVNTLAVPLNNVTQLYSVSLGLVTQALKKNLKKHKIRKHGLPTQNNKVRQPLKKLIKLLHTKFGCEASSNCSTRSERILKESESKGILLNEFVIVNLNGKDNFTSIGEAIAAAPDNLRPEDGYFLIYAKEGSYEEYVTVPFPKKNILLIGDGINKTCITGNHSVVDGWTTFNSSTFAVSGERFVAVDVTFRNTAGPEKHQAVAVRNNADLSTFYRCSFEGYQDTLYVHSLRQFYRECDIYGTVDFIFGNAAVVFQSCNIYARKPLPKQKNAVTAQGRTDPNQNTGISIQNCRIEAAPDLAADLNSIENYLGRPWKLYSRTVYLQSYIGELIQSVGWLEWNGTNGLDTLFYGEFNNFGPGSDTSKRVQWNGYNILSPTQAWNFTVYNFTLGHTWLPDTDIPYSEGL; encoded by the exons ATGTTTTCCCCACCAATGTcccttctcttcctctttttccTCTCCCTCTTTCTTCCCTTACTCTTAGCTCAAACTCCTTCACCATCTCCAACACATGCTACTCATGCTCCTTCTCCATCACCATCCAAACGTGCTCCTTCTCCATCTCCAACGCATGCTTCTTCTCCATCACCTtctccatcaccatctccaACTCATGCTCCTtctccatcatcatcaacacATGCTCCTTCTACTTCTCCTTCTCCACCACCCTCTCTAACAAGTGCTCCACCACCACCTCTTCCACCAACTTCACCCTCTTCAGCATGCAAGGCCACATTATATCCAAAACTGTGCCGTTCCCTTTTCTCATCCATTCGATCCTCACCTTCTGATCCTTACAACTTAGGAAAATTCTCCATCAAACAAAGCCTCAAGCAAGCCAAAAAACTGGCCAAAGTCTTCGCGGATTTCCTCAAAAAGCACCAATCTTCATCTCTCAGCAGCGCAGAGATTGCAGCCCTAGAAGACTGCAGTGAGCTGAGCCAGCTGAGTGTTGGCTACCTGGAGTCAGTTTCAGAAGAGCTGAAATCTGCAGACTCGTCCAACACAGAGTTAGTTGAAAAGATCGAAACATATCTCAGTGCTGTGGCCACTAACCATTACACTTGCTATGATGGGTTGGTGGTGATCAAGAGCAACATTGTCAACACTCTTGCTGTGCCTCTCAACAATGTCACACAACTCTATAGTGTCTCTCTTGGGTTGGTCACGCAAGCTCTGAAGAAGAATCTGAAGAAGCATAAGATTCGCAAACATGGTCTTCCCACCCAGAATAACAAGGTCAGACAGCCACTGAAAAAGCTCATTAAG CTTCTTCACACAAAGTTCGGTTGCGAAGCATCATCCAATTGCAGCACTAGAAGTGAAAGGATTCTTAAAGAAAGTGAGAGCAAGGGAATTCTGCTTAATGAGTTTGTGATTGTGAACCTTAATGGCAAAGACAACTTCACCTCCATTGGAGAGGCTATTGCTGCTGCACCAGATAACTTAAGGCCAGAAGATGGCTATTTCCTTATCTACGCAAAAGAAGGATCCTATGAGGAATATGTCACTGTTCCCTTTCCCAAGAAGAATATCTTGCTTATTGGTGATGGCATCAACAAGACTTGCATCACAGGAAACCATAGTGTTGTAGATGGTTGGACCACTTTCAATTCTTCAACCTTTG CTGTTTCTGGAGAAAGATTCGTTGCTGTGGATGTTACATTCAGAAACACTGCTGGCCCTGAGAAGCACCAAGCAGTGGCTGTGAGGAACAACGCAGACCTCTCCACATTCTACCGTTGCAGTTTTGAAGGATATCAAGACACTCTCTATGTCCACTCTCTCAGGCAATTCTACAGGGAATGTGACATTTATGGCACTGTGGATTTCATATTTGGAAATGCTGCTGTGGTGTTCCAGAGCTGCAACATCTATGCCAGAAAACCATTGCCAAAGCAGAAGAATGCTGTCACAGCACAAGGGAGAACTGACCCCAATCAAAACACAGGAATTTCAATCCAGAATTGCAGGATTGAGGCTGCACCTGACTTGGCTGCAGACTTGAACTCAATTGAAAATTACTTGGGCAGGCCATGGAAACTGTACTCAAGGACAGTATACTTGCAGTCATATATTGGAGAACTAATTCAATCCGTTGGATGGTTAGAATGGAATGGAACAAATGGATTAGACACCCTCTTTTATGGTGAGTTCAATAACTTTGGACCTGGTTCTGATACAAGCAAGAGGGTACAATGGAATGGTTACAATATACTGAGCCCTACACAAGCTTGGAACTTTACTGTGTACAATTTTACCTTGGGACATACATGGCTTCCAGATACTGATATACCCTACTCTGAAGGGCTTTAG